TCATTATGTCAAGAAGTTTTCTCTATTTTATAATCTGTAATTAGCAAATTGTTAGTTGTTACAGATTCTAGCTTAGCTTGCTTCATAAGTTTCTAGTTCTGCTAGTTCTCTGTATTGTAAATCTGTTTCAGTTGTGCAGTTCTAGCTTTTGAGGGTATGTTCTGTTACGTTTCATCAATCAATAACGGGACAAATTCGGGAACTtcgatattatttttcaattctgtGACCTTTCATAATTAAGTTGTAACTAAAAGgctaattttccttttttatttatcagtTTTTCAGATCTTTTTGCTTGCTGGACAGTAGGTTTTGTCATGTCTGGAAGAGTCAAATCACGACAAGGTGGTTCCAGTGCTGCCCTAGAGCAAGCAACACTTTCCATCAATGAGAGAATTCTGAAAGAGTGTCACACTCTCTACACAGATTCAGACAAAGGTATGTACAGGGATTGTCTAGTATTCTCGAAGGAAATGAATAGACGCAGTTGAGATTTTGAGTGCATGTTTTCATAAGCGATGATATGAAAAGTTTAATGCTATAATCTTTTCCTCCCAAACACCTTAGTACTAGATCTAAAAACACAGTTGATGTAGTGTGGGTTAAATCGTGATAAGGCCTGATTAGTATACTCTATCTAAGATTTACTGTTAAGGTTTTTCAATATCACTTTTCTACTAAAACTAGAAAACATACACTATTCTTCCTTATCTTGCTCAGTGCACAAATTGTTAACCTCTGGAGGGAGATAACAAAATTTGACGGTTTAGAAATGGGGAACGAGAAACCAAAGACGAGACATGAGTGCTTGAGTTATGAAATGCAGAATATCACGTTTCATAGATTATTAGTTAAATTccatcttgaattttttttcttgaaatgaaGAGAATGCACTAAAATTTCATTCGTATTTAAAGCATTTacgttaaatcttttttttttttaaattaccctatcctctttatttctttaggTCTTGTACGTGTTGCTGAGGAAGTTGGTCTGAATTTGCTTGCTCCGCGCAAGAAAATCACTGTGATACTTATTGGTAATCATTCTGCCGGAAAATCATCGTTCATCAATTGGTAACTAAAAAGATCcttgatatatttttaaaaccttTACGATTTaccctttttcctttcctctctctttctccaagGTACATCGAGGAGCATGTCCAGCGAACAGGGGTTGCCATTGAAACGCAAGGGTTTACGTTCGTTACAAGTGGACGCAAGCGGGAATCACTCACTGTAATAATTGTATTGAACTAGATCCGGAAAGTTGCAATTAATTAACGAGCTTCCTTTCTTAAACTTCTAGGGCAATGCAACTCTGCATCTATACCCTCATTTCAAACCGCTACAAGAAATTCCTGgtaagaatttttaaatactgACAACTGTTCTCGTCAAATTACAAATCGAGGCAACTTGATTGGTTTAAGGCAAACAAAGTAAGCGTTATCGTTTGAGACCAGTAGTAAAAATCagtttattttgaaatgcgTAGAAACAGCGTATCTTTTACGGAGGTTGTGGTCGGTGTGCAACCGGATCGGTGTTTTTTCGGCGGTATAAGAGGTTTCCTCTGCTCTCTCCCTTTTACCGCAGACTTCCAGGACGCAGCTGTTCTACATTGCGGTGTATTCCGTTCTCTACTGGGCGCTTTGTTTGAACCGACGCGGTACTTCGCGCTATTCAATACTTGTCTCTAGCCTTCTCTCCCACCCGTTCCAAGCCCACTACATATCCTGACTGTTCGATAAACGGTTAGCACAGTCTATCGATAGCTCGATCCAATTCTCTTATCAGCAGTAGCCAACCACTTCCTCTCAGAGTAGGCACCCTTGTCCTTCTCCGCCCACCCTCCTCTTCTCGTCTCTTTTTTCACACGCTGTAGTGCGCTCCCCCCTCAGATGTTCCTCTGTGTAGGCCTTGCTTTATAAATGCTCGTCAGCCAACCCAGATTTATTTCATTCTCTTGTCGCCAGtcaaacagtcagtttcagaaaATGGCTCCAGTTTTTCGAGTAACTTTCCTActctttaataattttacatttcatttaaatGTCAAAgttgttattgctcactgtttGAATTGATCTCTACTTACGATCCGGAGACACATTTTAGCTTCCCGCCTTAAAAGATTTTCCCTGTGTTGGGTCGGTCCTTCCCGGGGCACCTTGCTGATAGGTAGTCAAGCACGCGAGCTGCCCAGTGAAGGGCTTTCCGAATCAGGAGACGAACCGcctttttgtttgatattgtttcacttgtttgTTCTTAGTAGTTAAATCATTTGTGTAGCTGATGTAATGGTTTTGTGTCCCCACCGCTTATCTCAACAGGTGTGGTGGATTACCTCAACACCGAAATCTCTACTTCTaagcaaaagaaatttagcttgGTGACTTTTGTTGATACTCCCGGCCTGGTCGATGGTGATATGAAATATCCGTTCGATGTCAACGAATCAATTGAATGGCTTGGTAAGATTTTGCTTGAAATGAGTCACTTATTCCACATTGACTAACGCTTCgttctccttttgttttgtttgtttaggcGAACTGGCGGATTTaatctttgttttctttgacccaaTTGGGCAAGCGCTGTGCAAGCGAACCCTCAATCTCGTGGAACAGCTGAACATCCGTCATCCAGAACGCCTTCGGTTTTATCTCTCCAAAGCGGATGAAGCTGGAACAGAATCCGATAGACAGAGGTTTGCTTTCTCTTCatcattctcttattttgtaTCGTTTAAACCTTAtcggtttttctttattttaattaagggTCATGATGCAGATCGTTCAAGAGTTATGTAAACGACCCGGACTTAATAAGACGGGTTTCGACATGCCGACGATTTATATTCCCAATCCTAACAAGGTTCGAATGAGTCCGTATTTACAactttatttccttttgtttaatttaaaacGACTCGATTGATCCACAGCTCGTCCGCTGCGTGAACCAAATTGAAGATGTTTGCAAAGATATTGAAAAAACGATCAATCAGACAATCCAGAA
The sequence above is drawn from the Daphnia pulicaria isolate SC F1-1A chromosome 1, SC_F0-13Bv2, whole genome shotgun sequence genome and encodes:
- the LOC124313581 gene encoding sarcalumenin-like isoform X1, which produces MNPGFSDLFACWTVGFVMSGRVKSRQGGSSAALEQATLSINERILKECHTLYTDSDKGLVRVAEEVGLNLLAPRKKITVILIGNHSAGKSSFINWYIEEHVQRTGVAIETQGFTFVTSGRKRESLTGNATLHLYPHFKPLQEIPGVVDYLNTEISTSKQKKFSLVTFVDTPGLVDGDMKYPFDVNESIEWLGELADLIFVFFDPIGQALCKRTLNLVEQLNIRHPERLRFYLSKADEAGTESDRQRVMMQIVQELCKRPGLNKTGFDMPTIYIPNPNKLVRCVNQIEDVCKDIEKTINQTIQNTLNTLEKDCEKIAQLVDKQIEDDNNAKSYNLRASGKGIMFTLLGLTIPLMLIINFAVSNASRELLASLVGDNGADMLRLYLSPVRQFWDLIPEESHLTTLLVLIGVSLVLLGLARWSTRLKPTLSRGQKRRLADHREFVQTTVKTKKKTLYQDYLQQSVAEHDL
- the LOC124313581 gene encoding sarcalumenin-like isoform X2, which encodes MSGRVKSRQGGSSAALEQATLSINERILKECHTLYTDSDKGLVRVAEEVGLNLLAPRKKITVILIGNHSAGKSSFINWYIEEHVQRTGVAIETQGFTFVTSGRKRESLTGNATLHLYPHFKPLQEIPGVVDYLNTEISTSKQKKFSLVTFVDTPGLVDGDMKYPFDVNESIEWLGELADLIFVFFDPIGQALCKRTLNLVEQLNIRHPERLRFYLSKADEAGTESDRQRVMMQIVQELCKRPGLNKTGFDMPTIYIPNPNKLVRCVNQIEDVCKDIEKTINQTIQNTLNTLEKDCEKIAQLVDKQIEDDNNAKSYNLRASGKGIMFTLLGLTIPLMLIINFAVSNASRELLASLVGDNGADMLRLYLSPVRQFWDLIPEESHLTTLLVLIGVSLVLLGLARWSTRLKPTLSRGQKRRLADHREFVQTTVKTKKKTLYQDYLQQSVAEHDL